From Tripterygium wilfordii isolate XIE 37 chromosome 16, ASM1340144v1, whole genome shotgun sequence, one genomic window encodes:
- the LOC119980580 gene encoding novel plant SNARE 11-like produces the protein MDPLSAISEELAEIDGQIADVFRALSTGFQKLDKIKDVNRQSRQLEELTGKMRECKRLIKEFDREVKNMEIRNDPDTNKMLNEKKQSMVKELNSYVALKKQHAANLESNKRVDLFDQGPNEGFAEENVLLASSMTNQQLIDNGNRMMDETDQAIDRAKKVVHETIDVGTETAAALKAQTEQMSRIVNELDSIHFSMKKASKLVKEIGRQVATDKCIMALLFLIVIGVIAIIIVKLVNPNNKGIRDIPGLAPPVMNRRLLWNAN, from the exons ATGGATCCGTTATCGGCGATCAGTGAAGAGCTAGCAGAGATCGACGGACAAATCGCCGACGTTTTTCGCGCACTATC AACTGGGTTCCAGAAATTGGACAagattaaagatgttaataggcaGAGCCGGCAGTTGGAGGAGCTTACGGGGAAGATGCGGGAGTGCAAGAG GCTTATCAAGGAGTTTGACAGAGAAGTGAAGAATATGGAAATTAGAAATGATCCTGACACCAACAAAATGCTGAATGAGAAAAAACAATCAATG GTCAAAGAGTTGAATTCGTATGTTGCCCTTAAGAAGCA GCATGCAGCTAATCTCGAAAGCAACAAGCGAGTTGATCTCTTTGATCAAGGACCTAATGAAGGATTTGCAGAAGAAAATGTGTTGCTGGCTTCAT CTATGACAAATCAACAGTTAATCGATAATGGAAACAGGATGATGGATGAAACCGATCAAGCAATTGACAGAGCAAAAAAG GTTGTGCACGAGACAATTGATGTTGGAACAGAGACAGCGGCAGCTCTGAAGGCACAG ACAGAACAAATGAGTAGAATTGTTAATGAGCTGGACTCTATCCACTTCTCAATGAAGAAAGCTTCGAAACTAGTAAAGGAAATTGGTAGGCAG GTTGCAACTGACAAGTGCATTATGGCATTGCTATTCCTTATTGTCATTGGAGTTATAGCCATTATTATTGTGAAG CTTGTAAACCCGAACAACAAGGGCATTAGGGATATTCCAGGATTAGCCCCACCTGTGATGAATCGAAGATTACTCTGGAATGCTAATTAA
- the LOC119980581 gene encoding FCS-Like Zinc finger 1-like has protein sequence MDTCSSARKTCFVEEDDGLASLVDVEAGYSGKTQHPFFSRSICYPRKSSLRNLSSTVSSPRSVRFYDARFEDNQPHFLEACFLCKKPLGGNRDIFMYRGDTPFCSEECRQEQIEIDEAKEKNWNLSSSVKALRKKDQKKSSSPNKAQNYPLRTGTVAAA, from the exons ATGGACACATGTTCAAGTGCTAGGAAGACTTGTTTTGTAGAGGAAGATGATGGTTTGGCTTCCTTAGTAGATGTGGAAGCTGGGTATTCTGGAAAGACTCAGCATCCTTTCTTTTCGAGGTCAATCTGTTACCCAAGGAAGAGTAGTTTGAGGAATTTGTCATCGACTGTGTCTTCTCCAAGATCTGTGAGGTTTTATGATGCTAGATTTGAAGATAATCAACCCCATTTCTTGGAAGCTTGTTTTCTTTGCAAGAAGCCTCTTGGAGGCAACCGTGATATCTTCATGTACAG AGGCGACACACCATTCTGTAGTGAAGAGTGCAGACAAGAGCAAATTGAGATAGATGAAGCGAAAGAGAAGAACTGGAATCTTTCTTCATCAGTGAAAGCTTTGAGGAAGAAAGACCAAAAGAAGTCCTCTTCTCCCAACAAAGCCCAGAACTACCCCTTACGTACCGGCACTGTTGCAGCTGCTTAA